The Leptolyngbya sp. CCY15150 genome window below encodes:
- a CDS encoding PAS domain S-box protein, with product MLTPSYADYLQKIHPDDRPTLIQYVERAIAHGIPYTFDYRAIQPDGSIRYHEGRGKVEQDAQGQVVRLFGTALDITKRKLIEAALQASESRFRAIFEQAAVGINQADRTGRLVEANQYFCTLLGYSRDELLALTVQDITHPNDTVFHGRPAPRIFEGDLDAFTVEKRYRHKDGTWIWAEVTISAVRDAHGYPYCDLAIVVDIRDRKRLEQELKASQAQLSSILNSAEASISSFHYYDDQTWETLYHSPGCTVVFGYPLDDFPAEKWLSSILPDDAARVMPQLLQAIHDQQTTTVEYRYHRPDGRICWIADTITSRREESISGWVVTLVGIDISDRKQAEVALEREVLRRRTLFEASIDGIVILDRAGHVMEANASFARMLGYSLDEMTSLNIMDFEAYWSPEDLDAKAEDMAFCGTTFETLHRRHDGSTYSVEISANSVDWYGEPVHFCICRDISDRKQMEAEPVHSRDFRELIFNESSDALFLVDLDTILTTDCNQRAVELFEASCKEDLIQMEGHRLQKRPFTESEIASIQQEIQQKGFWSLELEYITFQGREFWGDLSAKNITFGDQRFQLVRVADITDRKQAELALQQLHEELQTFLDYAPALISLFDQEGRYVRVNPAFAQTLGRSQSDIVGHTFEELFPDAMAMVFRERLQRLIISRSPLMVEDDVELEGEFRTFQSILFPVVSSGETDSYWAIATDITERKQMEQALQVQEQQFRGIFNSAVRFIGLLSPDGRFLDINHTALQLCSETRQDLMGVPIWEGPWFVSYPETQAIMQEGAERASHGETSQAEILVMGIDQVERYVDVTFKPLLDPDGQVYQILAEGSDISDRKRAEMHLQEARIAAETANQAKSRFLANMSHELRTPLNAVLGYAQILMRDPDLAYQYQDYVQTIFSSGHHLLSLINDVLDLAKVESGHMGIDLEAVNLPSLLDSIYGLLRQEIKTRGLAFDIEADPRLPKSIITDGKRLKQVLINLLGNAIKFTPHGSITLRAIVGAAPSPSNLPTAALTFQVEDTGIGISPEDQQRIFEAFEQADAGRQLSGSTGLGLAISQQLVTLLGGHLQLCSEVGRGSTFQFTLVVDLAGDVSNILTLPPTVTGLAIGQPPCRILVVDDQAVNRQFLEDALSHLGFEVYLAENGQEAIASWQSYQPDLILMDQRLPDFRGEQVTANIREWEAQNQLSAIPIFMVSASSMESDRATAIAAGCNAFLEKPIQIPELLQFIAQHLDVAFTSEEAIALSNTAALTLTPEDLKVMPLDWISQLYEAATQCRNDRIDQLIADIPDDYTVLKQALSDYNYNIQVDVIMDLSFACLET from the coding sequence TTGCTGACTCCCTCCTATGCAGACTATTTGCAAAAAATCCATCCTGATGATCGCCCGACGCTGATTCAATATGTGGAACGGGCGATCGCCCATGGAATACCCTATACCTTTGACTACCGAGCCATTCAGCCCGATGGCTCCATTCGCTACCATGAAGGGCGGGGTAAGGTGGAGCAAGATGCCCAAGGGCAGGTTGTGCGACTCTTTGGCACTGCCCTGGATATCACGAAACGCAAGCTGATCGAAGCGGCTTTGCAGGCCAGTGAATCTCGATTCCGGGCTATTTTTGAGCAGGCCGCTGTGGGGATCAACCAAGCCGATCGCACCGGCCGCTTGGTGGAAGCCAATCAGTATTTCTGTACTCTGTTGGGATATTCTAGGGATGAGCTGTTAGCGCTCACGGTTCAAGATATCACCCATCCCAATGATACGGTTTTCCATGGCCGTCCTGCTCCGCGCATCTTTGAGGGAGATCTAGATGCATTCACCGTAGAAAAACGCTATCGCCACAAAGACGGTACATGGATCTGGGCAGAGGTGACCATTTCAGCGGTGCGGGATGCCCATGGATATCCCTACTGCGATTTAGCCATCGTGGTAGATATTCGCGATCGCAAACGCCTAGAGCAGGAACTGAAAGCATCTCAGGCCCAACTCAGCAGTATCCTCAACAGTGCTGAAGCCTCCATCAGTAGTTTCCACTACTACGATGACCAAACCTGGGAAACGCTTTACCACTCTCCCGGTTGCACCGTTGTGTTTGGCTATCCCCTGGATGACTTTCCTGCGGAAAAATGGCTGTCGTCCATCCTGCCCGATGATGCTGCTCGGGTCATGCCCCAACTGCTGCAAGCTATTCATGATCAGCAAACAACAACGGTGGAATATCGTTATCATCGTCCCGATGGCAGAATTTGCTGGATTGCAGATACCATCACGTCGCGACGAGAGGAGTCTATCTCGGGCTGGGTGGTGACCCTGGTGGGCATTGATATCAGCGATCGCAAGCAGGCAGAAGTTGCCTTAGAGCGAGAGGTGCTCCGTCGTAGAACTCTCTTTGAGGCATCGATTGATGGCATCGTGATCCTCGATCGAGCTGGCCATGTGATGGAAGCCAATGCTAGCTTTGCCAGAATGTTGGGCTATTCTCTGGATGAAATGACCAGCTTGAACATCATGGATTTTGAAGCCTATTGGTCGCCTGAAGATCTAGATGCTAAGGCTGAAGACATGGCGTTTTGCGGTACCACCTTTGAAACCCTGCATCGTCGTCATGATGGATCGACCTATTCTGTCGAAATTAGCGCGAATTCCGTTGATTGGTATGGAGAACCGGTACACTTCTGTATCTGCCGCGATATTAGCGATCGCAAACAGATGGAGGCAGAACCTGTCCATAGCCGAGATTTCCGCGAGTTGATTTTCAACGAATCGAGCGATGCTCTCTTTCTGGTGGACCTAGACACTATCCTGACCACAGACTGCAATCAACGGGCCGTCGAGCTGTTTGAAGCCTCTTGCAAAGAGGATTTGATCCAGATGGAGGGGCATCGACTGCAAAAGCGACCGTTTACAGAATCGGAAATTGCTAGTATTCAGCAAGAGATCCAGCAGAAAGGATTCTGGAGTCTAGAGTTAGAATACATTACCTTCCAAGGACGAGAATTCTGGGGTGATTTATCTGCTAAGAATATTACCTTTGGCGATCAGCGTTTTCAGTTGGTGCGCGTAGCGGATATTACCGATCGCAAGCAGGCGGAGCTAGCGCTGCAACAACTGCATGAAGAGCTGCAAACCTTCCTAGACTATGCGCCAGCGCTGATTAGCTTATTTGATCAAGAGGGTCGCTATGTGCGGGTGAATCCAGCCTTTGCTCAGACCTTAGGGCGATCGCAGTCGGATATTGTTGGCCATACCTTTGAAGAGCTTTTTCCAGATGCTATGGCAATGGTGTTTCGAGAACGGCTGCAGCGACTGATCATCAGCCGATCGCCGCTGATGGTGGAAGATGATGTGGAGCTTGAAGGCGAGTTCAGAACGTTTCAGTCGATTCTGTTCCCTGTTGTCAGTAGCGGTGAAACCGATAGCTATTGGGCGATCGCTACGGATATCACTGAGCGCAAGCAGATGGAACAAGCGTTGCAGGTTCAAGAACAACAGTTCCGAGGTATTTTTAACTCGGCGGTGCGGTTTATTGGTCTCTTATCTCCAGACGGTAGGTTCTTGGATATTAACCATACTGCTCTGCAACTCTGCTCCGAGACTCGTCAAGATCTGATGGGTGTACCAATATGGGAGGGGCCGTGGTTTGTATCGTATCCAGAAACTCAGGCGATTATGCAAGAGGGGGCAGAACGAGCTAGCCATGGAGAGACAAGCCAGGCTGAAATTTTGGTGATGGGGATTGATCAGGTTGAGCGCTATGTGGATGTTACCTTCAAGCCGTTGCTGGATCCAGATGGACAGGTTTATCAGATTCTCGCGGAGGGGTCAGATATTAGCGATCGCAAACGGGCAGAGATGCACCTACAGGAAGCTCGCATTGCCGCAGAAACTGCCAACCAGGCTAAGAGTCGCTTCTTGGCCAACATGAGCCACGAGCTGCGCACGCCCCTGAATGCTGTGCTGGGCTATGCCCAAATTCTCATGCGCGATCCTGACCTAGCCTATCAGTATCAAGACTACGTCCAAACCATTTTTAGCAGTGGTCATCATTTACTGAGCCTGATCAATGATGTTTTGGATCTGGCTAAGGTTGAATCAGGCCATATGGGTATCGATCTAGAGGCCGTGAATCTGCCATCCTTACTCGACTCGATCTATGGCCTACTCCGCCAGGAGATTAAAACGCGCGGTCTAGCCTTCGACATTGAAGCTGATCCAAGATTACCCAAATCCATCATTACCGACGGTAAACGCTTGAAGCAGGTTTTAATTAACCTCTTAGGAAATGCGATTAAGTTTACGCCCCATGGCTCCATTACCCTGCGGGCGATCGTCGGTGCAGCACCTTCTCCATCTAACCTGCCTACGGCGGCTCTGACGTTCCAGGTGGAGGACACAGGCATCGGCATTAGCCCTGAGGATCAGCAGCGGATTTTTGAGGCGTTTGAGCAGGCCGATGCTGGCCGGCAACTGTCGGGCAGTACAGGGCTGGGGTTAGCCATCAGCCAGCAGTTGGTGACGCTGCTGGGCGGCCATCTCCAACTGTGCAGTGAGGTTGGTCGGGGCAGCACGTTCCAGTTTACGCTGGTGGTAGACCTAGCTGGAGACGTCTCCAATATCCTTACCTTACCACCGACCGTTACGGGGCTAGCTATCGGGCAACCACCCTGCCGCATTTTAGTGGTGGATGATCAAGCGGTGAATCGGCAGTTTTTAGAGGATGCTTTAAGTCATTTAGGATTTGAGGTTTATTTAGCTGAGAATGGTCAGGAGGCGATCGCCTCTTGGCAATCCTACCAGCCCGATCTGATTTTGATGGATCAGCGTTTACCCGATTTCCGTGGTGAGCAGGTTACGGCCAACATTCGAGAATGGGAAGCCCAGAACCAGCTATCTGCTATACCCATTTTTATGGTATCAGCCAGTTCTATGGAGAGCGATCGCGCTACTGCGATCGCGGCAGGCTGCAATGCATTTTTGGAAAAGCCCATTCAAATTCCTGAACTGTTGCAGTTCATTGCTCAACATTTAGACGTAGCGTTCACCTCAGAAGAAGCGATCGCCCTCTCAAATACGGCTGCTCTGACCTTAACACCAGAGGATCTGAAGGTGATGCCCTTAGACTGGATCTCTCAACTGTATGAAGCCGCTACCCAATGCCGAAATGATCGGATTGATCAGCTCATTGCAGACATTCCAGATGACTATACTGTTCTCAAACAGGCGTTGTCGGACTATAACTACAATATTCAGGTCGATGTGATTATGGATCTATCGTTTGCCTGTTTAGAAACTTAA
- a CDS encoding amidohydrolase family protein, whose protein sequence is MPNPLPTWSKSVGTLLSHPGDQPPQHQVSLTVNDGVIQAIAPADLADHPDWLALPALANAHDHGRGVAPFVFGALDQALELWLPSLKLSPSVPVYESAALAMARMARGGVGSVMHCHNPASPNVMEEMLQVCQAARDVGVRLGLAVSMNDRNSLSYGHTDRLLNLIPESDRSAVEQLWNQPPRSPQEQLQLVDDLAATCGDDDRITIQYGPRGPQWCSPELLEAIAEASANTGRRVHMHVLETRYQREWADAHYPQGLITYLDEIGLLSPRLTIAHGIWLTPAEMERLAERGVIVSVNTSSNLRLRSGLAPYRQLVQSGVPAAFGLDGMAINDDDDALKELRLNYHLHAEVGMEQSLTLSHFFRAHRYGATVVTHRQDIGTLEPGMAADILMLNRAALMADVVPDLCDEAALVMARGASRYVDSLYVAGHPVVSAGQVVGIDEEAIAADVRHALTHPPDRVYSLQPLVQRYQSALTQFYRQGWHQKHSEDD, encoded by the coding sequence ATGCCGAACCCTCTGCCCACTTGGTCGAAGTCTGTTGGTACCCTCCTATCCCATCCTGGAGACCAACCCCCGCAACATCAAGTGAGTTTGACCGTCAACGATGGCGTGATCCAAGCGATCGCCCCTGCCGACCTGGCTGACCATCCCGATTGGCTGGCTCTGCCGGCCCTAGCCAATGCCCACGACCATGGGCGCGGGGTAGCTCCCTTCGTGTTTGGAGCCCTGGATCAGGCCCTAGAATTGTGGCTACCGTCCCTGAAGCTCAGCCCATCTGTTCCAGTCTATGAATCCGCCGCCCTAGCCATGGCTCGCATGGCCAGAGGTGGCGTGGGGTCGGTGATGCATTGCCATAATCCCGCCAGCCCCAACGTGATGGAGGAAATGCTCCAGGTTTGTCAAGCGGCGCGAGACGTGGGCGTACGCTTGGGTTTGGCGGTATCGATGAACGATCGCAATTCCTTATCCTATGGCCATACCGATCGCTTACTCAACCTTATACCAGAGAGCGATCGCTCTGCCGTAGAACAGCTTTGGAACCAGCCACCGCGATCGCCCCAAGAGCAGCTTCAGCTCGTAGACGATCTGGCCGCCACCTGTGGTGATGACGATCGCATCACCATCCAGTATGGCCCGCGCGGCCCCCAGTGGTGTTCACCGGAGCTGCTAGAAGCGATCGCTGAAGCCTCGGCCAATACGGGACGGCGGGTGCATATGCATGTGCTGGAAACTCGCTACCAGCGGGAATGGGCCGACGCCCACTACCCCCAAGGGTTGATCACCTACTTGGATGAGATTGGCCTGCTGTCGCCTCGATTGACCATCGCCCACGGCATTTGGCTAACTCCTGCTGAAATGGAGCGGCTAGCGGAGCGCGGTGTGATCGTTTCCGTGAATACTAGTTCTAACCTACGGTTGCGATCGGGGCTAGCTCCCTATCGGCAACTGGTGCAATCCGGGGTGCCAGCGGCCTTTGGTTTAGATGGGATGGCCATCAATGATGATGATGATGCCCTGAAAGAACTGCGGCTGAACTATCATCTGCACGCTGAGGTAGGCATGGAACAATCGTTGACCTTATCGCACTTCTTCCGCGCCCATCGCTACGGGGCCACCGTCGTCACCCACCGCCAGGACATTGGTACCTTGGAGCCGGGCATGGCAGCGGATATTCTCATGCTCAACCGCGCGGCGCTGATGGCGGATGTGGTGCCAGATCTCTGCGATGAGGCGGCGCTGGTCATGGCTCGGGGAGCATCTCGATATGTGGATAGCCTATACGTGGCCGGGCATCCGGTGGTCTCTGCGGGTCAGGTAGTTGGGATTGATGAAGAAGCGATCGCCGCTGATGTGCGTCATGCCCTTACCCATCCCCCCGATCGGGTCTACAGTCTCCAGCCGTTAGTACAGCGCTATCAAAGTGCCCTCACTCAGTTCTATAGGCAAGGTTGGCATCAAAAACATAGCGAGGATGACTAG
- a CDS encoding ABC transporter substrate-binding protein, whose protein sequence is MVPMNRRKFLGRASAAVGATLLLKACASPSDPSPSADSSAPDAAADSSTESAPSELFPIRFTLDWAIQGVHAPLGVAIAKGYFEDEGLDVQFERGQGSADSITKVAAGAFDMGFGDINSLMEFNITNPDTPVKAIAIYYNQSPMSIMSLEETGITEPAMLEGKILGIPAGSATRRMLPLFAQTAGFDLDQVEVPAIESRLQQTLLLTKEIDAIAPFTISALPNLNAEGYPPDKLNIFRYADYGLDFYGNAVLARQDVLEANPEQMSAFLRALTKGLQDTLANPDEAVEIMAQFDELYEIPLERERLQIAIDTLFLSPEVEANGFGAVDPTRFEKTIGQVVEAFELPTTPKPEDVFDDRFLPELGDRQLM, encoded by the coding sequence ATGGTACCTATGAATCGACGCAAATTTTTGGGGCGGGCATCTGCCGCCGTGGGAGCAACCTTGCTCCTCAAAGCCTGCGCCTCACCATCGGATCCATCGCCATCTGCCGATTCTTCCGCCCCTGATGCGGCTGCCGATAGTTCTACCGAATCAGCGCCGTCTGAGCTGTTCCCCATTCGCTTCACCCTTGACTGGGCCATCCAAGGAGTTCATGCGCCCCTAGGCGTGGCGATCGCCAAGGGCTATTTTGAAGATGAGGGGCTAGACGTGCAGTTTGAGCGCGGTCAAGGATCTGCCGATTCGATCACCAAGGTGGCAGCAGGAGCCTTTGATATGGGCTTTGGCGATATCAATAGTCTGATGGAGTTCAACATCACCAATCCCGATACGCCGGTGAAAGCGATCGCCATCTACTACAATCAGTCGCCCATGAGTATCATGTCCTTGGAAGAGACTGGAATTACAGAGCCAGCCATGCTAGAAGGTAAGATATTGGGTATTCCAGCCGGTAGTGCTACCCGACGGATGCTGCCCCTGTTTGCCCAAACGGCAGGCTTTGATCTAGACCAAGTGGAAGTGCCGGCCATTGAATCGCGCCTGCAGCAGACGTTGTTGCTGACCAAGGAAATTGATGCGATCGCCCCCTTCACCATTTCCGCCCTACCTAACCTCAACGCCGAGGGTTATCCTCCAGATAAGCTCAATATTTTCCGTTATGCTGACTATGGTCTAGACTTCTACGGCAACGCGGTCTTAGCTCGGCAAGATGTCCTAGAAGCCAACCCTGAGCAAATGTCGGCCTTTTTGCGCGCGCTGACCAAGGGTTTGCAAGATACCCTTGCCAATCCCGATGAGGCCGTGGAGATCATGGCCCAGTTTGACGAACTCTACGAGATTCCCCTAGAGCGAGAACGGCTGCAGATTGCCATCGACACCCTTTTCCTGTCGCCGGAGGTGGAGGCCAACGGTTTTGGAGCGGTGGATCCCACGCGGTTTGAGAAAACCATCGGTCAAGTCGTAGAGGCCTTTGAACTGCCCACCACGCCTAAACCTGAGGATGTCTTCGACGATCGCTTCCTGCCTGAATTGGGCGATCGTCAACTCATGTAA
- a CDS encoding dienelactone hydrolase, whose translation MTIRALFRAAAVQGVAAPYNTLHLKVFYPGQISKNDPTQNLGVVPADVSQAPFPIVIFFNGINCGAELYQWLAVTLAERGFVVVTFNWVAENSPGMVAITPGVDLAMMAPARYGTGPSATALPTIIRELEHLQTEGVLAGLLDLERMILGGHSAGGRVAIENANPTFFSNVVATFAYGGHAAAAVQLGYEAGQILPLPDQVPMLLMGGTRDGVIFNSSYRYGITWDQAQTPVVRTFQEAIAGGRNDSYLCIVEGANHFSIADGVDGTTGCPFLDYPETQPAAAVRSLLADTIGLFIDAHGRGKEGAIATLNQLPVTHQSLIVQWDRK comes from the coding sequence ATGACTATTCGCGCATTGTTTCGCGCCGCAGCAGTGCAGGGTGTAGCAGCTCCCTACAATACCCTACACCTAAAAGTTTTTTATCCAGGGCAGATATCAAAGAATGACCCAACTCAAAACTTGGGGGTGGTGCCTGCTGATGTGAGCCAAGCCCCTTTTCCAATCGTGATTTTCTTCAATGGGATTAACTGTGGTGCAGAGCTATACCAATGGCTAGCGGTGACGTTGGCAGAACGCGGCTTTGTGGTCGTCACGTTTAACTGGGTGGCGGAAAATAGTCCCGGCATGGTGGCCATAACGCCCGGCGTAGATCTTGCCATGATGGCCCCTGCTCGATACGGCACTGGCCCCAGTGCAACAGCCCTACCAACCATCATCCGTGAACTAGAGCATCTACAGACGGAAGGGGTGTTGGCAGGTTTGCTAGATCTTGAGCGGATGATCCTGGGTGGTCATTCGGCTGGGGGGCGGGTCGCGATCGAAAATGCCAATCCCACCTTTTTCTCCAACGTTGTTGCAACGTTTGCCTATGGCGGCCATGCAGCGGCAGCGGTGCAGCTTGGCTATGAGGCGGGTCAAATCTTACCCCTGCCGGATCAGGTACCTATGTTGCTGATGGGGGGCACCCGTGACGGGGTGATTTTTAACAGCAGTTATCGCTACGGCATCACCTGGGATCAGGCACAAACGCCGGTGGTGCGAACCTTTCAGGAAGCGATCGCTGGTGGTAGGAACGATAGCTATCTCTGTATTGTAGAGGGCGCAAATCATTTTTCAATCGCGGATGGGGTTGATGGTACGACCGGCTGCCCCTTCTTGGATTACCCTGAAACTCAGCCAGCAGCAGCGGTGCGATCGCTTTTGGCTGACACTATTGGGCTGTTTATAGATGCCCATGGTCGAGGAAAGGAGGGAGCGATCGCGACTCTGAATCAACTCCCTGTCACCCATCAATCGTTAATCGTTCAATGGGATAGGAAATAA
- a CDS encoding CHRD domain-containing protein has protein sequence MQNWFKTMLIAALSFVCVIGFSSPGIGQSLLSAISQNATPHTLEQPADLATKADIQNNLRAAQSVLMAQGMTVSPFKTYVAIMGGDQIVPNAVMAPSIGTVGAALAGNRLIVRGSFKDMSSPLRDYATDPLDPPNPNITSAFHIHQGMASENGPFQYALDVMLDETGYGGRVMGDYMLTDEQLAALDSNMLYVDVHTTWYRGGELRGVLMAE, from the coding sequence ATGCAAAACTGGTTCAAGACAATGCTTATAGCTGCCCTCAGCTTTGTCTGTGTCATTGGATTCTCATCCCCAGGCATCGGACAATCTCTTTTGTCCGCCATCTCTCAAAACGCTACGCCCCATACTCTTGAGCAACCTGCCGATCTGGCTACTAAGGCAGACATTCAAAACAACCTCCGGGCTGCTCAGTCCGTGTTGATGGCTCAAGGGATGACGGTTAGTCCTTTTAAAACCTATGTAGCGATTATGGGGGGCGATCAGATTGTCCCCAATGCTGTGATGGCTCCATCCATCGGCACGGTAGGCGCAGCGCTTGCGGGCAATCGCTTGATCGTGCGAGGCAGCTTTAAAGATATGTCTAGCCCATTACGGGACTATGCAACCGATCCCTTAGATCCTCCCAATCCAAACATTACCTCTGCTTTTCACATTCATCAGGGCATGGCCAGTGAAAACGGCCCCTTTCAATATGCTCTAGACGTCATGCTGGATGAGACTGGTTACGGTGGACGGGTGATGGGAGACTACATGCTCACCGACGAGCAGTTAGCCGCCTTAGATAGCAACATGCTCTATGTTGATGTTCATACAACTTGGTATCGCGGTGGAGAGCTCCGGGGCGTTCTTATGGCTGAATAG
- a CDS encoding roadblock/LC7 domain-containing protein: MAINVEKLNTLLQNFVSATSDVEGAALVTPDGLPLATSLPGGMDDERVSAMSAAMLSLGERIGSELARGSIDRIYVEGTHGYGVLTSCAEDAVFLVLANRSAKLGVLMLEIKRAIAELKLVLM; encoded by the coding sequence ATGGCTATTAACGTTGAAAAGCTCAATACACTTTTACAAAACTTTGTGTCTGCAACCAGTGATGTTGAAGGTGCTGCCCTAGTAACTCCAGATGGTTTACCGTTAGCAACCAGCTTGCCCGGTGGCATGGATGATGAACGGGTATCTGCTATGTCTGCTGCTATGCTGTCCTTAGGTGAACGCATTGGTAGTGAGCTAGCCCGAGGCAGCATCGATCGCATCTATGTTGAAGGAACTCACGGCTATGGTGTATTGACCAGTTGTGCCGAAGATGCTGTATTTCTAGTCTTGGCTAATCGATCAGCTAAGCTAGGGGTCTTGATGTTAGAAATCAAACGGGCGATCGCTGAACTGAAGCTTGTTTTAATGTAA
- a CDS encoding ATP/GTP-binding protein, protein MEIMRLVVTGPVGAGKSTFIRSVSEIDVVDTDRRATDEASLLKPKTTVAFDFGRLQFSPDMALHLYGTPGQARFDFMWDILIQRAHAYMLLVAAHRPREFHYARRILSFMQRRSRAPLIIGLTHTDQPGTWDEENILIALGFPNPDRHPPIVSVDATEAGSVAVAIMTLLQHYSQVQQRNVEQPTPHR, encoded by the coding sequence ATGGAAATCATGCGCCTAGTTGTCACCGGGCCCGTCGGAGCTGGGAAATCTACTTTTATTCGCTCAGTGAGTGAAATAGATGTAGTTGATACCGACCGACGGGCAACCGATGAAGCCAGCCTCCTCAAACCAAAAACGACCGTCGCATTTGACTTTGGACGACTTCAGTTCTCTCCTGATATGGCGCTTCACCTCTATGGAACGCCTGGACAAGCTCGGTTTGACTTTATGTGGGACATTTTAATTCAACGTGCCCACGCCTACATGTTGCTTGTTGCGGCCCATCGCCCTCGGGAGTTTCACTATGCTCGTCGAATTCTTAGTTTTATGCAGCGGCGATCGCGGGCTCCTCTCATTATTGGGTTGACCCATACCGACCAGCCCGGCACCTGGGATGAAGAAAATATCCTGATTGCCTTAGGCTTTCCAAATCCAGACCGCCATCCTCCGATCGTTAGCGTCGATGCAACCGAAGCCGGATCCGTTGCCGTTGCAATCATGACGCTGCTACAACACTATAGCCAAGTCCAGCAACGGAATGTAGAACAGCCTACACCGCATCGATAA
- a CDS encoding DUF4388 domain-containing protein, with amino-acid sequence MAITGHLVEFSLAEIFQFLEQGHKTGLLTIFEQPEPAPPRGREHYIWFNQGRVVAAANRSDHRGLISSLSQRGLLGDRAASRLAQSCGPKVPLGLYLKSQGILDAEQLKLLFYTQVMRQVCALFSVVDGWFHFDSKAVLPCDEMTGLSAPATEVTLAGLRALRNWSMLEDKLPDPMSTIVALVEGQPSLRLNAVEWQVWEFTGGKDSLQTIAQHLQLPIHKVQEIVFRLNVVGLLEEVPMMAIEAEAAHQHEEEDEQQVPSPLPDAAVSQSFLNNLVSFLKHKV; translated from the coding sequence ATGGCAATTACAGGACATTTAGTAGAATTTTCCTTGGCGGAAATCTTTCAATTTCTAGAACAGGGGCATAAAACCGGGCTGCTGACTATCTTTGAGCAACCAGAGCCTGCCCCGCCTCGTGGCCGAGAACATTATATTTGGTTCAATCAAGGTCGTGTTGTCGCTGCTGCTAACCGATCCGACCACCGAGGACTGATTAGCAGCCTCAGCCAACGAGGCCTCCTGGGCGATCGCGCCGCTAGTCGTTTGGCCCAATCCTGTGGGCCCAAGGTGCCGCTCGGGTTATATCTGAAATCTCAAGGGATTTTAGACGCCGAGCAGCTAAAACTCTTGTTTTACACCCAAGTGATGCGGCAGGTTTGCGCTTTATTTTCCGTGGTGGATGGATGGTTTCATTTTGATAGCAAGGCCGTGCTGCCCTGTGATGAAATGACCGGTCTGAGTGCTCCTGCAACAGAAGTTACCCTGGCTGGTCTGCGAGCGCTTCGTAATTGGAGCATGTTAGAGGATAAGCTACCGGATCCTATGTCAACTATTGTTGCTTTGGTAGAGGGCCAACCTAGTCTCCGGTTGAATGCTGTAGAGTGGCAAGTTTGGGAATTTACTGGAGGAAAAGATTCACTACAAACCATCGCTCAACATTTGCAGTTGCCGATTCATAAAGTTCAAGAAATTGTGTTTCGGCTCAATGTCGTGGGCTTATTAGAAGAAGTACCCATGATGGCCATTGAAGCTGAAGCGGCTCACCAGCATGAGGAAGAGGACGAACAGCAGGTGCCATCACCCTTACCTGATGCGGCTGTTAGTCAGTCATTTCTCAACAATCTGGTTAGCTTCCTAAAACATAAAGTGTAG